The following are encoded in a window of Pseudalgibacter alginicilyticus genomic DNA:
- the nudK gene encoding GDP-mannose pyrophosphatase NudK encodes MASNHIKNIKSKLLSDNYYILNRINFDYLMSNGKWVTQMREVYNRGDGAGILLYNKQKQTIILTKQFRMPTYMNDNGDGYLIEVCAGMLDKDDPEACIIRETEEEVGYRIKEVKKVFEAYTSPGVLTEKMYFFIGSYTDDMKVSKGGGLSSEHEDIEVLELPFSEALNMLNSGEINDVRTIILLQYAQIHKLLE; translated from the coding sequence ATGGCAAGTAATCATATAAAAAACATTAAAAGCAAGCTCCTTTCTGACAATTATTACATTCTCAATAGAATTAATTTTGATTATTTAATGAGTAACGGTAAATGGGTAACTCAAATGCGTGAAGTTTATAACAGGGGTGATGGAGCAGGTATTTTGCTATATAATAAACAAAAGCAAACCATAATTTTAACTAAACAATTCAGAATGCCAACCTATATGAATGACAATGGTGATGGTTATTTAATTGAAGTTTGTGCAGGAATGTTAGATAAAGATGATCCTGAAGCCTGTATTATTAGAGAAACTGAAGAAGAAGTTGGTTATAGAATTAAAGAAGTAAAAAAAGTATTTGAAGCATATACCTCTCCTGGAGTTTTAACTGAAAAAATGTACTTTTTTATTGGTTCCTACACAGACGATATGAAAGTTAGTAAAGGAGGTGGTTTAAGTAGCGAACATGAAGATATTGAGGTACTTGAATTGCCTTTTAGTGAAGCTTTAAATATGTTGAATTCTGGTGAAATTAATGATGTTAGAACAATTATCTTATTACAGTATGCACAGATTCATAAATTATTAGAATGA
- the ettA gene encoding energy-dependent translational throttle protein EttA, with protein MSDDKKVIFSMSGLTKTFQGANTPVLKNIYLSFFYGAKIGILGLNGSGKSTLLKIIAGIDKNYQGDVTFLQDYSVGYLEQEPILDESKTVLEIVKEGAAKTVAILDEYNKINDMFGLEEVYSNPDKMEKLMNRQAELQDQIDAADAWELDTKLEIAMDALRTPDGDKKISVLSGGERRRVALCRLLLQEPDVLLLDEPTNHLDAESVHWLEHHLAQYKGTVIAVTHDRYFLDNVAGWILELDRGEGIPWKGNYSSWLDQKSKRLAQESKTASKRQKTLERELDWVRQGAKGRQTKQKARLKNYDKLMSQDQKQLDEKLEIYIPNGPRLGTNVIEAKGVSKGYDDKLLYEDLNFNLPQAGIVGVIGPNGAGKTTIFRMIMGEETPDKGEFVVGETAKLAYVDQKHSNIDPEKTIWQNFSDEQELILMGGKEVNSRAYLSRFNFSGGEQNKKVKLLSGGERNRLHLAMTLKEEGNVLLLDEPTNDLDVNTLRALEEGLENFAGCAVVISHDRWFLDRICTHILAFEGNSQVYFFEGSFSDYEENKKKRLGGDLMPKRIKYKKLVR; from the coding sequence ATGAGTGACGATAAAAAAGTGATTTTTTCAATGTCTGGTTTAACCAAGACTTTTCAAGGAGCAAATACACCTGTGTTAAAAAATATTTATTTAAGCTTTTTTTATGGCGCAAAAATTGGGATTTTAGGACTTAATGGTTCAGGGAAATCAACTTTGCTTAAAATTATTGCCGGGATAGATAAAAATTATCAAGGAGATGTTACCTTTTTACAAGATTATTCTGTTGGATATTTAGAGCAAGAACCAATATTGGATGAGTCTAAAACTGTGCTAGAAATTGTAAAAGAAGGTGCAGCTAAAACGGTTGCTATTCTTGATGAATACAATAAAATAAATGATATGTTTGGTTTGGAAGAAGTGTATTCCAACCCGGACAAAATGGAAAAGTTGATGAACCGTCAAGCAGAACTTCAAGATCAAATAGATGCTGCTGATGCTTGGGAATTAGATACAAAGTTAGAAATAGCTATGGATGCTTTGAGAACTCCTGATGGTGATAAAAAAATAAGTGTATTATCAGGTGGTGAACGTCGTCGTGTAGCATTATGTAGATTACTTTTGCAAGAACCTGATGTGTTGTTATTAGATGAGCCAACCAACCATTTAGATGCGGAATCTGTGCATTGGTTAGAGCATCATTTAGCACAATATAAAGGAACTGTAATAGCTGTAACACATGACAGGTATTTTCTTGATAATGTTGCTGGTTGGATTTTGGAGTTAGATAGGGGAGAAGGTATTCCATGGAAAGGAAATTATTCTTCATGGTTAGATCAAAAGTCTAAACGACTGGCACAAGAAAGTAAAACAGCTTCAAAACGTCAAAAAACATTAGAGCGTGAGTTGGATTGGGTTCGTCAAGGAGCAAAAGGACGACAAACTAAACAAAAAGCACGTTTAAAGAATTATGATAAGTTAATGAGTCAAGATCAAAAACAACTTGATGAAAAACTTGAGATTTATATTCCTAATGGTCCACGGTTAGGCACAAATGTCATTGAAGCAAAAGGTGTAAGTAAAGGTTATGACGATAAATTGTTATACGAGGATTTAAATTTTAACTTACCACAGGCTGGAATTGTAGGAGTTATTGGTCCTAATGGTGCAGGTAAAACAACCATTTTTAGAATGATAATGGGAGAGGAAACTCCAGATAAGGGCGAGTTTGTGGTTGGAGAAACAGCCAAACTAGCTTATGTGGATCAGAAGCATTCTAATATAGACCCTGAAAAGACTATTTGGCAAAACTTTAGTGACGAGCAAGAATTGATTTTGATGGGTGGTAAAGAAGTAAATTCAAGAGCTTATTTAAGTCGTTTTAATTTTTCTGGTGGCGAGCAAAATAAGAAAGTGAAATTACTTTCTGGAGGTGAGCGAAACCGCTTGCATTTAGCAATGACACTAAAAGAAGAAGGTAATGTATTATTATTAGATGAGCCAACTAATGATTTGGATGTAAATACGCTACGAGCTTTAGAAGAAGGTTTGGAAAATTTTGCGGGCTGTGCCGTAGTAATTAGTCACGATCGTTGGTTTTTAGACAGAATTTGCACTCATATATTAGCTTTTGAAGGTAATTCACAAGTATATTTCTTTGAAGGTAGTTTTTCTGATTATGAAGAAAATAAAAAGAAACGTTTGGGAGGAGATTTGATGCCTAAACGTATTAAATACAAGAAACTTGTTAGGTAA
- a CDS encoding CAL67264 family membrane protein: MAMNKNTVLAWATWIMIFVGLSLIALGAFRYDDVAGWGFAAVGIGFFAIAWVFNALNGRV; encoded by the coding sequence ATGGCAATGAATAAAAATACTGTGTTAGCATGGGCTACATGGATTATGATATTTGTAGGACTGAGTTTAATTGCGCTGGGGGCGTTTAGATATGATGATGTAGCTGGATGGGGTTTTGCAGCTGTTGGTATTGGCTTTTTCGCTATTGCATGGGTTTTTAATGCCCTTAATGGCAGAGTTTAA
- a CDS encoding OmpA family protein, protein MLKKKILLFFFVVSTYTTYSQTTENISIDSTKVSSWIFGIGFNAVDDSGNAFGKLFDIKDAWNAVPYPSRLSIGRYFKSGLGVEGIVAYNRYKEGKIVDNFPLTEDKDYFSIDSRLSYDLNEIIGDTGWFDPYVGVGVGFTHANDYSRGTYNGVIGFRTWFTDRIGMDVNSSGKWAMNSNFKNHLQHAIGLVYKFKEEKGLTKKEEEKLALIEELAKEKSRIEDSIARVNRAHEKAILHEKMIAQEKEKARLAQLEKEKLETRNEIQNKIDDLEDIHFPFDSSNLTFLSKSILDKLTLILNEYPKLSLKITSHTDSRGSAIYNQKLSEKRLKSTLDYLFDKGFQSDRIEGEAFGEDKLVNECDDHTRCSEIMHKQNRRSEISILKF, encoded by the coding sequence ATGCTTAAAAAGAAAATTTTATTATTTTTTTTTGTTGTTAGTACGTATACAACATATTCTCAAACTACAGAAAACATATCAATAGATTCAACAAAAGTAAGTTCATGGATTTTTGGAATAGGCTTTAATGCGGTTGATGATTCAGGTAATGCTTTTGGAAAATTATTTGATATAAAAGATGCATGGAATGCAGTGCCATATCCTTCGCGATTAAGTATTGGTAGATATTTTAAAAGCGGATTAGGTGTTGAAGGTATTGTGGCCTACAATCGGTATAAGGAAGGAAAGATAGTTGATAATTTCCCACTTACAGAAGATAAAGATTATTTTTCTATTGATTCAAGATTGAGTTATGATTTAAATGAAATTATAGGAGATACTGGTTGGTTTGATCCTTACGTAGGAGTAGGTGTTGGTTTTACACATGCTAATGATTATTCTCGCGGGACATATAATGGTGTAATAGGTTTTAGAACTTGGTTTACTGATAGAATTGGAATGGATGTAAATTCATCAGGAAAATGGGCTATGAATTCAAATTTTAAAAATCATTTACAGCATGCCATTGGTTTGGTTTATAAATTTAAAGAAGAAAAGGGTTTAACTAAAAAAGAGGAAGAAAAATTAGCTTTAATTGAAGAATTAGCAAAAGAAAAATCAAGAATTGAAGATTCTATTGCTCGTGTTAATAGAGCGCATGAAAAAGCTATTTTACATGAGAAAATGATAGCTCAGGAGAAAGAAAAAGCAAGATTAGCCCAGTTAGAAAAAGAAAAATTAGAAACAAGGAATGAAATACAAAATAAAATTGATGATTTAGAGGATATACATTTCCCTTTTGATTCTTCTAATTTAACATTTTTATCTAAAAGTATATTAGACAAATTAACGCTAATATTAAATGAGTATCCAAAATTATCATTAAAAATCACCTCACATACTGATTCAAGAGGATCCGCTATATATAATCAAAAACTTTCAGAAAAAAGGTTGAAAAGTACACTTGATTATTTGTTTGATAAAGGTTTCCAAAGTGATAGAATTGAAGGAGAAGCTTTTGGTGAAGATAAGTTGGTTAATGAATGTGATGACCATACAAGGTGTTCAGAAATAATGCATAAGCAAAATAGACGATCTGAAATTAGTATCCTCAAATTTTAG
- a CDS encoding NADPH-dependent FMN reductase, with amino-acid sequence MKSIIAFAGSNSKNSINKKLAVYTSSLIENVNIQILDLNDYDLPIYGIDYEKEHGIPKSAKSFLDNIKSSDGIILSLAEHNGAYATAFKNIFDWISRIESKTFYGKPMLLMATSPGARGGASVLSIAQDRFPRHDAHIIESFSLPTFGTNFLEGKIVNEELNSELKNKVEIFKAAL; translated from the coding sequence ATGAAAAGTATTATAGCGTTTGCAGGAAGTAATAGTAAAAATTCAATAAATAAAAAATTAGCAGTTTATACATCTAGTTTAATCGAAAATGTAAATATTCAAATTTTAGACTTGAATGATTATGATCTGCCTATTTATGGTATAGATTATGAAAAAGAGCATGGCATTCCAAAATCAGCAAAAAGTTTTTTGGATAATATTAAGTCTTCAGATGGTATTATTTTATCATTAGCAGAGCATAATGGAGCTTATGCTACTGCTTTTAAAAATATATTTGATTGGATATCCAGAATTGAAAGTAAAACTTTTTATGGAAAACCTATGTTATTGATGGCAACTTCACCAGGGGCTAGAGGTGGAGCATCTGTATTATCAATAGCACAAGATAGATTTCCTCGTCATGATGCTCACATTATAGAATCATTTTCTTTACCAACATTTGGAACTAATTTTTTAGAAGGAAAGATTGTTAATGAGGAGCTGAATTCTGAATTAAAAAATAAAGTAGAAATTTTTAAAGCAGCCTTATAA